GTCCCAGCCCGCGGGCTCGCCGGCCGGCCGCTGCGGCAGCGGCGGGCGCGGGGGCACGACGACCTCGCTGCCGGTGTCGTCGGTCTCGAGCGCCTCGACGTGGTCGCCGTCGTCGGCGTCGTCGTCGGGGGTCGGCTGCGGCATCCGTCCCCCCCATGCCCAGGGGGTGACCCGACACGAACCCGCGCAGGCCCGCCTGCTGGATAACCCGTTGGATCGTCAGGCCGCGCGCGTCGGGGTCGCCGACGAAGCGGATCTCGCGCAGGCCCTGCTCCTGGGCCGCCGATTCGAAGACGAAGTGGCCGTAGCCGAGGATGCGGCCGACGAACGGCTTGTGGACCGAGATGTCGAGGATGCGCGAGAGGGGCATGGTCGCGATGCGCTGGGACAGGATGCCGTGCACACGGAACACGCGCATGTTCGTGATGACGAAGCGGTCCATGCGGCGCTCGAGGATCCGCCACCCCGCGTGCACGACGATCGCCGCGCCGAGGAGGAAAGGGACGAGCGGCATCCACGACACCTGCGCGGGCGTGAAGGGCGACAGCAGCACGAGGAGCAGCCCGCCGCTCAGCTCCAGCATCGCCACGACCATCGCGGCCCAGTGCTTGCGCACCTCGTCGACCACCACCTCGCCCTGATCGGCGATGAGGTGCTTGTCGATCCGCGGATCGAGCAAGGTCAGCCGGCGGCGAGGGTGCCGAAGAAGCTGACGACCGCGGCGCCGGCCCCCCAGACGGCGCCGACGGCGCCCTGGACGGCGTTCGCGGCATCCTCTGGTCTGGTCACGAGATAGAACACGGCGAAGGCGATGACGAGCCCGATGGCGACACGCTTGACGATCTTCACGGCGAGGAGGGTCCCTTCGGGTAGCAGAAGAAAGCGATCCCCCCGGACGCATACCGTGTCTTTCTATCGCACGACCGGCCGTCGACGGTCGACCGACACGATGATCGGCGCGTCGCACCCCCCATCAGCGCACGTAGGCTCTGTGTTCGTGAGCACCTCGGCACCGCCCCTTCGCATCGTCACCCCGCGCGGACGGCTCATCGCGCTCGCGATCGTGTGCGCGGTCATCGCGGCCCTCGGCGTCGTGGTCTATCTCGTCAATCCGCAGGAGCCGCTGAACATCATCCTCGGTGCGGCCGCCGTCGGCGTGTTCGGCGTCGGCGGGGGCATCTCGCTCGTCAGTCAGTTCCGTCGCAGCACCCTGCTCACCGCCGACGAACAGGGCATCCGCATCGAGGGTCGTGTGACCGTCCCCTGGTCGGCGATCGACCGGATCGGCACGACGCAGACCGCAGTCGGCATCCGTCTTCGGGACCCGAAGGCGGTGGCGGATGCCGCCCCCGGCGTCTACACGCTCGAGGGACTCAAGGCGAACCGGTCCGCGACGGGCTGGGACCTCACATTCGAGGAGCGCCTGCTCGGCCGCCCGCCGCGGGAGGCCGCGGCTGCCTTGCGCGCCCGCCAGCCCTGAGCCCGGCTCAGGGGCGCAGCAGCACCTTGATCGCGCGGCGCTCGTCCATCGCGGCGTAGGCCTCGGCGGCTTCGCCGAGCGGGAGCTCGAGGTCGAAGACGCGGCCCGGCTGGATGGCTCCCGAACGCACGTCGGGGAGGAGCTCCTCGATGTACCCGCGCACCGGCGCGACGCCGCCGTTCACGCCGACGTTTCGTCCGAACATCGCCCGCACCGGCAGCTCGGGGCCGCCGTTGGGAACGCCCACGTAGCCGACCATTCCGCCGGGACGGGTGGAGCGCAGCGCCTGGTCCATCGACTCCTTGGTGCCGACGCACTCGAGAACGCGGTCGGCGCCGATGCCACCGGTGAGCTCCTGAACGCGGGCTACACCCTCGTCGCCGCGCTCCTCGACGATGTGCGTCGCGCCGAACTCGCGCGCGAGCGCCTGGCGCGTCTCGTGCCGCGACATCGCGATGATCGTGGTCGCGCCGAGGCGCTTGGCGGCGATGATGGCGCACAGGCCCACCGCGCCGTCGCCGACGACGGCGACCGAGTCGCCGGGGCCGACACCGGCCGAGACGGCGGCGTGGTGGCCCGTGCCCATGACGTCGCTCAGCGTGAGCAGGCCGGGGATCTCGTCGTCGTCCACCGGCCCGGGCACGACCGCGAGCGTTCCGTCGGCGAGCGGCACGCGGACGCGCTCGCCCTGCCCGCCGTCGGCGAAGCCGCCGAAGCGGTCGTCACTGCCCCACCAGCCACCGGTGAGGCACGACGTGCTCACGCCGTTGCGGCAGTTCGCGCACGTGCCGTCGCACACGTAGAACGGGGCGATCACGAAGTCGCCCGGCTTGACGTCGCGCACCTCGGGGCCGACCTCTTCGACGACGCCGACGAACTCGTGGCCGATGCGATGCGGCTCGCGGGTCGGCGTGACGCCACGGTAGGGCCACAGGTCGGACCCGCAGACACACGCGGCGACGACGCGCACGAGGGCGTCGCCGCCGGTGGACAGGGTCGGGTCGGGGACTTCTTCGACACGGATGTCGCGGGCGGCGTGGATGACGGTTGCGAGCATGATCCGAGCCTACGGGCGGTTCAGGATGCCGCGGACCTGAGCGCCTCTTCGATCGCGACGTCGCCCGCACCGAACCGGAAGGTGCGCCCGATCGTCGAGGCCGGGTCGTCGAGCACCGCCGCCACGACGGCGGCGACGTCGGCCCGCGAGACGGCGTCCTCACCCTCCGCGGGATCGAGTGCGATGCGCCCGGTCGGCGGATCGAGGGTGAGAGTGCCCGGCGCGAGGATCGTCCAGTCCAGACCGCTCGCACGAAGATGCTCGTCGGCGGCGAGCTTGGCGTCGGCGTAGGGGAAGAACGAGCTGTCCTCGGGGACGCCGTGGTCCTCCTTCGAGCCGACCCACGACACCATGACGTACCGCCGCACGTCGGCCGCGACGGCGGCGTCGATCGAACGGATCGCGGCATCGCGGTCGACGGCGTACGTGCGCTCGGGGTCGCCGCCTCCGGCGCCCGCGGACCACACGACGGTGTCGTTCCCTGCGACGAGATTCGTCAGTTGGTCGAGGTCGAACTTCTCGATGTCGGCGAGGAGGAACTGCGCCCCCGTCTCGAGCACGTCGTCCTGGTGCTCGGGATTGCGGATGACGCCCGTCACGGTGTCTCCGCGTTCCGCCAGGATGCGCTCGAGGAGGAGAGCGACTTTGCCGTGTCCGCCGATGATGAGGATGCGCGCCATGGATGGTCCTTCCGTCTCGCTCAGCCTAGGGAGGGCGGCGATGCCGAGGCAGGGCTTGCGCGTCGCTCAGCGAGACCGTAGGAGGCCGCGTCGCCGGAGAACGCGAAAGTCGTGCGGGACCCCGCGCTTGTTGCCACGATGGACCCATGTGGATCGGCTGGATCGAGTTCGACATCCTCCTCGGCGACGTCCACTCCCTCAAGGAGAAGCGCAGCCTCATCCGACCGCTCATCGCCGAGCTGCGGCGTCGAACCGAGGGATCCGTCGCCGAGGTGGGGCTGCAGGATCTCCACCGGCGCACGTCGGTCGGAGTGGGGGTCGTGTCGGGAGACCCCGCGCATGCCCGCCACATCCTGGATCATGCGGAGTCGGTCGTGCTGGAGCATCCCGAACTGACCCTCCTCGCCGCCCGGCGACGCCTCGCCTCGAGCGACGACGACTGATCATCGCGCCAGACCCCGCCGCAGCGTCTCGATGCCGAAGGTGAAGGCGGCGTCGATGTCGCCGCCGAGCCGGAACGCGCCGGCGAGCTCCATCTGCACGAAGCCGGTGGCCCATGCGGTGACGAGACGGGCGGCGTCGAGCGCGTGATCGGCTCCCGCGAGCCCGCCGGCGCTGCGGACGACGGTCACTCCAACACGGTCGAGCACCTCCTGCGGCGCCGCCGTCGCGAACATCAGGCGGAAGCCCTCGGGTCTGTCGTGGGCGAAGGACCGGTAGGTGCGGGCGAGGCCTTCGAGGGAGCCGTCGGACGCCTCGAGCCGCTCGGTGAGGTCCGCCACGGTCGCCGCTGCGACGGCCGAGACGAGGGCCTCCCGGTCCCGCACGCGCTTGTAGAGGGACGGCGCCCGGACCCCCACCCGCTCGGCGACGCGCTGCATGGTGACGCCGGCGGGACCGCCCTCCTCGAGGAGCTGGCGCCCGGCTTCGACGATGGCGGCATACGACGTGCGATCTGGGGTCGGCATCTGGCCTCCTACGGATGGCTATTGACAGTAGCCATGATAGCTAACTATCGTAGCCATGACAATCTTCCCACCGAAGGGACGCCACCATGAAGCTCGCACCCCATCTGCACCGCATCGGCAACGACATCGTCGCGGCCTACCTCATCGTCTCGGACGACGGCATCACCGTGATCGACGCCGCGCTGCCGGGACATTGGAAGGATCTCGAGCGCGAGCTCGCCGAGCTGGGCCGGACGCCGCGGGACATCCGCGGGCTCATCCTGACGCACGGCGACAGCGACCACATCGGCTTCGCCGAACGCCTCCGCCGCGAATACGGTGCGCCGGTCTTCGTGCACGAGGCGGATGCTCACCGGGCGCGCACGGGCGAGAAGCCGAAGGTGTCCACGGGGCCGATGCGTCTCGTCCCCACGCTGGGATTCTTCGCCTATGCGCTGCGCAAGCGGGCGATCCCCACCGCGTACGTGTCGGAGGTGGTCGAAGTGCACGACGGCGATGTGCTGGACCTTCCCGGACAACCCGTGATCGTGGGGATGCCGGGGCACTCGCCGGGCAGCATCGCGGTGCACTCCCGCCTGGCCGACGCCGTCTTCGTGGGCGACGCCCTCACGACCCGCCACGTGCTCACGGGTCGCAAGGGACTGCAGCCTGCACCCTTCACCGACGATCCCGCCGAGGCATCCGCGTCGCTCGACCGGCTCTCGGGGCTCGACGCGTCGTGGGTGCTCCCGGGTCATGGGGCGCCGTGGCGCGGATCGCCCGCGGAGGTGGCTGCCGCGGTCCGGGCGGGCGGCGCCTAAGCAGCCGCCTCCACGTCACGTTCGGCGACGATCGCCCGCACCGCGTCGCGCCCGGCGCGGTTGGCGCCGACGGTCGACTGCGATGGCCCATATCCGATGAGGAAGAGCCTCGGCTCGTCGATCGAGCGACCCTCCGCGACGCGGATGCCGCCCTGCGGCGTGCGCAGGCGCAGGGGCGCGAGGTGGTCGATCGCGGCGCGAAAGCCCGTCGCCCACAGGATGACGTCCGCGGGCTCGAACGATCCCTCGGGCATGCGCACGCCGTCCTCCTCGATCGACGCGAACATCGGATGCCGCACGAGCACTCCCCGTGCCTGAGCAGCCCTGGCCCACGGGGTCCAGTGCATGCCGGTGACCGAGATGACACTCCCGGGCGGGAGTCCCTCGCGCACCCGTGCCTCGACGCCCGCGATCGCGGCGACGCGCGCCGGGACGTCGAAGTCGTCCTCGACCCACTGCGGCTCGCGCCGTGTCACCCAGAAGGTGTCGGCCACCCGCGAGATCTCGTCGAGCAGCTGCACAGCTGAGATTCCGGCGCCGACGATCACGACGCGCCTGCCGGCGAACTCGTCGGCCGACACGAAGTCGCCGACGTGCAGCTGGCGGCCGCGGAACCGCTCCTGCCCGGGGTAGTGCGGCCAGAACGGCCGCGTCCACGTGCCCGTCGCATTGATGACGTAGCGTGCCGCCCACGTCCCGGCGTCGGTCTCGACGAGGAGCCGACCCGCCGGATCGTCGTCTTCGCGGCGTACCGCCCGCGCGGCGACCGGACGCTGCACGTCGAGTGCGAACCGCTCCTCGTACTCCGCGAAGTACGCGGGGAGGATGTCGCGGCTCGCCGCAGCAGGATCGGCCGGCGGCACGGGGAAGCCCGGCAGCTCATGAATGCCGTTGACCGTAGCCATCCGCAGCGACGCCCACCGGTGCTGCCACGCTCCGCCCGGGGCGTCGTCGGCATCGAGGACGACGAAGGTCTCGTCGCTCGCGACCGCCCGCCCGTCGGGCACGAAGCCGCGGCGCTGAAGGTGATACGCGGCCGAGAGTCCCGCCTGCCCTGCCCCGATGACGACGACGTCGACGGGGCGCGGGCTCATGACTCGTGGAACGCCGCCGACCCCGCGTCGATTCCCTCGGCGAGGAACGCCAGCACGGCCTCGGCAGCTTCCTCCCACGGAACCCCGTCGAGCAGATCGGCGGTCGCCAGGGCCGCCACTCCGTGCACCGAGGCGAACGCCACGAGCGCGAGGCGTGCGGGGCCGCCGCCCTTGGCCTGGCCTGCCGCCTGGCCTTCCTCGATCAGGTCGATGAGACCGCGCATGCCGGCGTGGCTCTCTTCGAGGAGCTCGGCACTCGCATCTTCGTGCTGCTTCGCCGAATACATGACACCGAGGATCGCGGGATGCGCGACGGCGAATTCCACATAGGCGCGGCCGGCAGCCCGCAGCCGTGTGGGGAACGAGGCATCCGTCCCCACCGCCTCCGCGAGACTGCGGTTCATGCGCTCGAACCCCTCGAGC
This genomic interval from Microbacterium sp. 4R-513 contains the following:
- a CDS encoding STM3941 family protein, with the translated sequence MSTSAPPLRIVTPRGRLIALAIVCAVIAALGVVVYLVNPQEPLNIILGAAAVGVFGVGGGISLVSQFRRSTLLTADEQGIRIEGRVTVPWSAIDRIGTTQTAVGIRLRDPKAVADAAPGVYTLEGLKANRSATGWDLTFEERLLGRPPREAAAALRARQP
- a CDS encoding MBL fold metallo-hydrolase; the protein is MKLAPHLHRIGNDIVAAYLIVSDDGITVIDAALPGHWKDLERELAELGRTPRDIRGLILTHGDSDHIGFAERLRREYGAPVFVHEADAHRARTGEKPKVSTGPMRLVPTLGFFAYALRKRAIPTAYVSEVVEVHDGDVLDLPGQPVIVGMPGHSPGSIAVHSRLADAVFVGDALTTRHVLTGRKGLQPAPFTDDPAEASASLDRLSGLDASWVLPGHGAPWRGSPAEVAAAVRAGGA
- a CDS encoding TetR/AcrR family transcriptional regulator, with amino-acid sequence MTDRSYHHGNLRAALLARAWDVIDEDGAEALSLRGLARDVGVSHGASARHFRDRQALLDAIALEGFERMNRSLAEAVGTDASFPTRLRAAGRAYVEFAVAHPAILGVMYSAKQHEDASAELLEESHAGMRGLIDLIEEGQAAGQAKGGGPARLALVAFASVHGVAALATADLLDGVPWEEAAEAVLAFLAEGIDAGSAAFHES
- a CDS encoding SDR family oxidoreductase, yielding MARILIIGGHGKVALLLERILAERGDTVTGVIRNPEHQDDVLETGAQFLLADIEKFDLDQLTNLVAGNDTVVWSAGAGGGDPERTYAVDRDAAIRSIDAAVAADVRRYVMVSWVGSKEDHGVPEDSSFFPYADAKLAADEHLRASGLDWTILAPGTLTLDPPTGRIALDPAEGEDAVSRADVAAVVAAVLDDPASTIGRTFRFGAGDVAIEEALRSAAS
- a CDS encoding zinc-dependent alcohol dehydrogenase family protein, whose product is MLATVIHAARDIRVEEVPDPTLSTGGDALVRVVAACVCGSDLWPYRGVTPTREPHRIGHEFVGVVEEVGPEVRDVKPGDFVIAPFYVCDGTCANCRNGVSTSCLTGGWWGSDDRFGGFADGGQGERVRVPLADGTLAVVPGPVDDDEIPGLLTLSDVMGTGHHAAVSAGVGPGDSVAVVGDGAVGLCAIIAAKRLGATTIIAMSRHETRQALAREFGATHIVEERGDEGVARVQELTGGIGADRVLECVGTKESMDQALRSTRPGGMVGYVGVPNGGPELPVRAMFGRNVGVNGGVAPVRGYIEELLPDVRSGAIQPGRVFDLELPLGEAAEAYAAMDERRAIKVLLRP
- a CDS encoding NAD(P)-binding domain-containing protein, which codes for MSPRPVDVVVIGAGQAGLSAAYHLQRRGFVPDGRAVASDETFVVLDADDAPGGAWQHRWASLRMATVNGIHELPGFPVPPADPAAASRDILPAYFAEYEERFALDVQRPVAARAVRREDDDPAGRLLVETDAGTWAARYVINATGTWTRPFWPHYPGQERFRGRQLHVGDFVSADEFAGRRVVIVGAGISAVQLLDEISRVADTFWVTRREPQWVEDDFDVPARVAAIAGVEARVREGLPPGSVISVTGMHWTPWARAAQARGVLVRHPMFASIEEDGVRMPEGSFEPADVILWATGFRAAIDHLAPLRLRTPQGGIRVAEGRSIDEPRLFLIGYGPSQSTVGANRAGRDAVRAIVAERDVEAAA
- a CDS encoding TetR/AcrR family transcriptional regulator, which gives rise to MPTPDRTSYAAIVEAGRQLLEEGGPAGVTMQRVAERVGVRAPSLYKRVRDREALVSAVAAATVADLTERLEASDGSLEGLARTYRSFAHDRPEGFRLMFATAAPQEVLDRVGVTVVRSAGGLAGADHALDAARLVTAWATGFVQMELAGAFRLGGDIDAAFTFGIETLRRGLAR
- a CDS encoding DUF503 domain-containing protein, giving the protein MWIGWIEFDILLGDVHSLKEKRSLIRPLIAELRRRTEGSVAEVGLQDLHRRTSVGVGVVSGDPAHARHILDHAESVVLEHPELTLLAARRRLASSDDD